The following proteins come from a genomic window of Campylobacter concisus:
- a CDS encoding glycosyltransferase family 2 protein, translated as MLLDILIPTFNRIEPLKKNLELLIDYVSRLDCKDKIRIIISDNFSSDSTFDVLSILKSNTDIKIIIYRQEENIGLERNAVFVLSKSSAKYVMFLGDDDFLHFDYLKKIVEHLETDNLACIIPSFLAKRVDGAIVGYRSLGENKKYAKGFLSALTLSILGHQLSGIVFLREGILEKYLSSEEFRNIYLFIAFVGLNCLRGGVWHFTEYPVYVTVGEEKDWNYGDDALFSEKIKNIPIISENFLQRFRLENKFFIDNIYSIFMVYSSLSKRVKALYLASTSQNLSLVFKAYIPFLLFLFAINKTTNKIFKKIGIR; from the coding sequence ATGCTGCTTGATATTTTGATACCCACATTTAACAGAATTGAACCTTTAAAGAAGAATTTGGAGTTGCTAATAGATTATGTCTCTAGGTTGGATTGTAAAGATAAAATTAGAATCATAATTTCTGATAATTTTTCAAGTGATTCTACTTTTGATGTTTTAAGTATATTAAAATCTAATACCGATATAAAAATTATAATTTATAGACAAGAAGAAAATATAGGACTTGAAAGAAATGCTGTTTTTGTCTTGTCAAAGTCAAGTGCTAAATATGTTATGTTTTTGGGCGATGATGATTTTTTGCATTTTGATTATCTAAAAAAAATAGTGGAACATCTGGAAACGGATAACTTGGCATGTATAATTCCATCATTCCTTGCTAAAAGAGTTGATGGTGCCATTGTAGGATATAGGAGTCTTGGTGAAAATAAAAAATATGCAAAAGGCTTTTTGTCTGCGCTTACTCTTTCTATTTTGGGGCATCAATTAAGCGGGATAGTGTTTTTGCGTGAAGGTATATTGGAAAAATATCTTAGCAGTGAAGAATTTAGAAATATTTATCTTTTTATAGCTTTTGTAGGTTTAAATTGTTTAAGGGGTGGCGTTTGGCATTTTACAGAGTATCCAGTGTATGTAACTGTAGGCGAAGAAAAAGATTGGAATTATGGAGACGATGCGCTTTTTAGTGAAAAAATAAAAAATATACCTATTATTTCAGAAAATTTTTTACAGAGATTTAGATTAGAGAATAAGTTTTTTATAGATAATATATACTCTATTTTTATGGTGTATAGTAGTTTAAGCAAAAGAGTAAAAGCTCTTTATCTTGCGTCAACATCTCAAAATCTATCTCTTGTATTTAAAGCATATATTCCTTTTTTGTTGTTTTTATTTGCAATAAACAAAACAACCAACAAGATATTTAAAAAAATTGGGATTAGATAA